Proteins encoded in a region of the Streptomyces akebiae genome:
- a CDS encoding LacI family DNA-binding transcriptional regulator: protein MEPTAPQRRVTIVDVARHARVSVTSVSKVLRNAYGASPEMQTKVRRAIEELGYRPHAGARGLRGQTYTIGVMLPDIRNPFFPEILDGVTDSLEETDYQVFLGPGCNGEKAEARVTEAMIDRGMDGLVLVAPVSSRAHLEHVAGAVPTVVVGRHGSSPAYDTVADDDTEGAALVVRHLVGLGHRRIAHIEHHETDPTRLAEMPNARRADGYRQAMRVHGLEEFIDVISTSYSQEGGHRAARELLGRPAPARPTAVFAGADIAAMGVLDAVAEAGLSVPGDLSVAGYDNTTFAAYGPISLTSVDQCGQEMGRNAVRLLLERIADRARPSTKVILSPRLVARRSTARFAE, encoded by the coding sequence ATGGAGCCGACAGCACCGCAGCGCAGGGTCACCATCGTCGACGTCGCGCGTCACGCCCGGGTCTCCGTCACCTCGGTGTCCAAGGTGCTGCGCAACGCCTACGGGGCCAGCCCCGAGATGCAGACCAAGGTGCGCAGGGCGATCGAGGAGTTGGGCTACCGGCCGCACGCGGGGGCCCGCGGCCTGCGGGGGCAGACCTACACGATCGGTGTGATGCTGCCCGACATCCGCAACCCGTTCTTCCCCGAGATCCTCGACGGCGTCACCGACTCGTTGGAGGAGACCGACTACCAGGTGTTCCTGGGGCCGGGCTGCAACGGGGAGAAGGCCGAGGCCCGGGTCACCGAGGCGATGATCGACCGCGGCATGGACGGTCTCGTCCTGGTCGCCCCGGTCTCGTCACGCGCCCACCTGGAACATGTCGCCGGCGCGGTCCCCACCGTCGTCGTCGGCCGCCACGGCTCCTCGCCCGCGTACGACACCGTGGCCGACGACGACACCGAGGGCGCGGCCCTGGTCGTCCGGCATCTCGTCGGTCTCGGGCATCGCCGGATCGCCCACATCGAGCACCACGAGACCGATCCGACGCGTCTCGCGGAGATGCCCAACGCCCGGCGCGCGGACGGATACCGGCAGGCCATGCGGGTGCACGGGCTGGAGGAGTTCATCGACGTGATCTCCACCAGCTACAGCCAGGAGGGCGGCCACCGGGCGGCGCGGGAGTTGCTGGGCCGCCCCGCCCCGGCCAGGCCCACGGCCGTCTTCGCCGGGGCCGACATCGCCGCGATGGGCGTGCTCGACGCGGTGGCCGAGGCCGGCCTGTCCGTGCCCGGCGACCTCTCGGTGGCCGGATACGACAACACCACGTTCGCCGCCTACGGCCCGATCTCGCTCACCAGCGTCGACCAGTGCGGCCAGGAGATGGGCCGCAACGCCGTACGCCTGCTCCTGGAGCGGATCGCCGACCGCGCCCGCCCGTCGACCAAGGTGATCCTCTCGCCCAGGCTGGTGGCACGCCGGTCCACGGCCCGCTTCGCCGAGTGA
- a CDS encoding carbohydrate ABC transporter permease, with translation MALAPHERLVDKDRPPVVAPDPRPRSARTTPPWWFALPAMLLFAFVVLVPSVRGVYYAFTDWDGLDPDFSFVGLDNFADMLGDPDAKQAIWHTLLIAVAITVIQNAVGLLLALGVNSAIRSRNVLRVFLFAPAVITPIVTAYLWRNLLGPDGAVNSLLGAVGLGGARQDWLGDPELALWSVVGVTVWQYAGYSMVIFLAGLQSVPKEIHEAASMDGAGPVRRFWSVTRPLLAPALTINLMLSIIGGIKLFDQVYALTGGGPGHATDTISTLIYKDAFTLGEFGYSIALAVVLTIIVAVVSAGQYAALSRNERAAS, from the coding sequence GTGGCTCTGGCCCCGCACGAGCGGCTCGTCGACAAGGACAGGCCTCCGGTCGTGGCACCGGATCCGCGGCCCCGGTCCGCACGCACGACCCCGCCGTGGTGGTTCGCCCTGCCGGCGATGCTGCTGTTCGCCTTCGTCGTCCTGGTGCCGAGCGTCCGCGGCGTGTACTACGCCTTCACCGACTGGGACGGGCTCGACCCCGACTTCTCCTTCGTCGGCCTGGACAACTTCGCCGACATGCTCGGCGACCCCGATGCCAAGCAGGCCATCTGGCACACACTGCTGATCGCGGTGGCGATCACGGTCATCCAGAACGCGGTGGGGCTGCTGCTGGCCCTGGGGGTCAACTCCGCCATCAGGTCCCGCAACGTCCTGCGGGTGTTCCTGTTCGCGCCCGCCGTGATCACCCCGATCGTGACGGCCTACCTCTGGCGGAACCTGCTCGGCCCGGACGGAGCCGTCAACAGCCTGCTCGGCGCGGTGGGGCTGGGCGGAGCGCGGCAGGACTGGCTCGGCGACCCGGAGCTGGCCCTGTGGTCGGTGGTCGGCGTGACCGTGTGGCAGTACGCGGGCTACTCCATGGTCATCTTCCTGGCCGGCCTCCAGTCGGTGCCCAAGGAGATCCACGAGGCGGCGTCCATGGACGGGGCGGGCCCGGTGCGCCGCTTCTGGTCGGTGACCAGGCCCCTGCTCGCCCCGGCCCTCACCATCAACCTGATGCTGTCGATCATCGGCGGGATCAAACTCTTCGACCAGGTCTACGCGTTGACGGGCGGCGGGCCCGGACACGCGACCGACACCATCTCGACGCTCATCTACAAGGACGCCTTCACCCTGGGCGAGTTCGGCTACAGCATCGCGCTCGCCGTCGTCCTCACGATCATCGTGGCGGTCGTCTCGGCCGGTCAGTACGCCGCCCTGTCCCGCAACGAGAGGGCCGCGTCATGA
- a CDS encoding carbohydrate ABC transporter permease yields MNRYGRRTLALELAMIAAALFVGFPVYVLVNLAVRPTSDTSSPIGPTTSPTLDNFTQAWQQGALGGALANSLLVTVCSVVVVLAVSSLAAYPLARITARWSRGTYLTILLGLALPFQLASLPLYQTMRDLGLLGTPWALVLFYSGLQVPFTVFLYVGFLRALPGDFEDAALIDGCTPLQSFRYVVLPMLKPITVTALVLNTVAVWNDFFTPLLYLSGSAQQTLPVAIAGFVGQYVTDWNLIFAALVISILPVLLVYFLLQRSIINGFAGGLKG; encoded by the coding sequence ATGAACCGCTACGGCCGCCGCACGCTGGCGCTGGAACTGGCGATGATCGCCGCCGCCCTGTTCGTCGGCTTCCCGGTGTACGTCCTGGTCAACCTCGCCGTGCGCCCCACGTCGGACACCTCCTCGCCGATCGGTCCGACCACCTCACCCACCCTCGACAACTTCACCCAGGCCTGGCAACAGGGAGCGCTGGGCGGGGCGTTGGCCAACAGCCTGCTGGTGACGGTGTGCAGCGTCGTGGTCGTGCTGGCCGTGTCGTCGCTCGCCGCGTACCCGCTGGCCCGGATCACCGCCCGCTGGTCCCGGGGGACGTATCTGACGATCCTGCTCGGCCTCGCCCTCCCCTTCCAGCTCGCCTCCCTGCCGCTGTACCAGACCATGCGCGACCTGGGTCTGCTCGGCACCCCCTGGGCACTGGTCCTCTTCTACTCCGGCCTCCAGGTGCCGTTCACCGTCTTCCTCTACGTCGGCTTCCTGCGCGCCCTGCCCGGCGACTTCGAGGACGCGGCCCTGATCGACGGCTGCACACCCCTGCAGAGCTTCCGGTACGTGGTCCTGCCGATGCTCAAACCCATCACCGTCACGGCCCTCGTGCTCAACACGGTCGCCGTGTGGAACGACTTCTTCACCCCGTTGCTGTACCTCAGCGGCAGCGCCCAGCAGACGCTGCCGGTCGCGATCGCGGGCTTCGTCGGCCAGTACGTCACCGACTGGAACCTCATCTTCGCCGCGCTGGTGATCAGCATCCTGCCCGTCCTGCTCGTCTACTTCCTGCTGCAGCGCAGCATCATCAACGGCTTCGCGGGAGGGCTGAAGGGATGA